The DNA segment ATAAATTTCTCAGAATCAGAATTTGTTATGCCAGGACCAGGTGCATTAGGCGGCATTAGCAAATGCTTTACGGATACGGCTGGTTTAAATGAGAAAGAAATTATCAAGTTGGTAACTGATAGGCAGGAAATTGAATTTGAACGTTTGGGTCTAAATTTTAAATCATTATGGGGAAGAGATTTACAACTTATTGATTGTCAAAATTTATTTTGTGAGGTAGATAAATATAGTAGAGTAAGGCATCCAGAGATTACAGGTAATAGCAAAAGAACACGAATTAAACAGAAGTATAAACGAAACCATCAACCAATAGAATATTGGTTTCCCCCAAAATGGAATATAAATAGTCGTATAGCAGAGGATTTAACATATCAAAATCAAATATAATGTCGTTTTTAGGAAACAAAGCAATACTAGACTGCCTAAAAAAAGGTAAGGTCATCGAGGCTTTTGAAGAGCAAAGAATTAAAAATGGGGCTTATGAACTTTCATTGGGCGAACAAGTATTTCTTACAAATTCAGGGTCAAAAGAAATAAAAAATGTAGAACCTCAGGGAGTTATTCACATAGAACCTGGACAGTTTGCTCTGCTATTAACCGAGGAAACTGTTAAAATACCTAAAGATAAAATTGCTTTTATTTCTATTAAGGCAAAAATAAAGTTCAAAGGTTTGGTTAATGTTTCCGGTTTTCACGTAGACCCAGATTTTAAGGGAAAATTATTATTCAGTGTATATAATGCTGGGCCAGCCACAATCGTTTTAAAAAGGGGTGATAATTATTTCCCAATGTGGTTGGCTGAACTATCAGAAAAGCAAAATTATAAAGGAACACATATTAATCAAAACTCAATTCCTTCTAGCCCTATTGAAGCTTTGAGCCAAGGCGAATTTAATTCACCACAAGCTTTGATGAAAGAAATAGGTCAATCAAATTCAAGGATTACCAGTTTAGAGAAGGATAACAAAGCCAACAACTATATTGCTATAACCGCTCTTGGTTTTGTATTTGCACTTTTACTAAAACTTGCCTTTGATTTTTATGCACTAGACAAGGGGTGGGATAAGGCAATAGAGTATAATAAAAAGCAGGTTAATATAGATTCTATAATAAATCAAAGGCTCTTGGACAAGAAACAGTTATTACAGGAGATAGAACTTTTAACTGTGAAAAAAGACAATCTAATAAAAACTAAATGAGATGAAAGAAGAATTATTTTTCGATTCAGATTTTCCTGAATATGAGCAGTTGCCACGAAGTTTTACAATTGATTTTGAAACAATTGAGAATAACGATAATACTTTGACCAAAATCACATATGAGAACCAACAAGTAGGAGACTTTATCGATAATAATTCAAGAGAGAATGATAATTATCGTTTCCACGATGTGTTTCATTACACTTTCGCAACGGTCTTAGGTTGGTCACCGTGTTCTAGGTCTATGATGAAGCGGAAGAGAAAAAGTAAATCTGATATTGACCAGTTTGAGGATGGTGCACGTGCAGCAATTACAGAAGAGGCAATTTCATTGATGGTATTTAACTATGCTAAAAAGAGAAATCTACTGACTAAAGACAATAGTGTTGATTCTGAATTGTTAGGATTTATAAAAGATTTTACTTCACCTTTTGAAGTGTGCAAACGCACAAAAGAAAATTGGGAAGAAGCTATATTGTTAGGATATTCATTATTTAGAAATCTTGTAAAATATAATGGCGGTAGTGTTCATTTTGATATGCTAAACAAAACTGGAACTTTTCGTCCCAATTAAAAGAGAATAAAATGATTATTAGTATTGGCTGTGATATAGTAGAACATTCAAATTTTGAAAAATTAGGATGGGCTAATGACGAAAATACTTTGAGAAGAATCTTCTCAAAAAATGAAATTGCTATATCACCGAAAGTAGATATTGAAAAGTATTATTCTAGTCGATTCGCTGTAAAAGAGGCTGTCTTAAAATGTCTAGGAACTGGTATGGAAGACGGAATATCACTAAAAAATATTGAAATTAGTAAAAGTCAAATAGATTTACCACGGGTATCATTATCTGGAAAGGTTAAAAAGATATCAAATTCAAAGAGGATTACAAATTGGCACATTTCAATAACTCATACGGCAAATTCATCTGCGGTATTTGTTATTGCAGAAAGTGTAGAGTTAAAAAAATAATTAAGAGTTGATTTCAGCCTTCGACCACTGAGTTTACATTCATTTCCTCTTATCCCCAGCCCCTTTATCAAAAGCAATCAAATTAAATAGTTCTCGCATTCGACTACGCACACGGTTACCGTAATGTTCTTCCAATTCTTCAGCGTTGAGATTAGTGGTGGCGTGGGTCTTGATTTTGTGTTTAGTTTGTAAGTACAGCTCGTATCGAGATAAAAGTACTTCGCCCATTACGTTCAAATCCTTTCCGTAGAATCTGCCAGACGGTTCCACGCCCAAATCATCAAAACAATAAAATTTAGTGTTGCCATATTCTTCAACTGTTTTAAAACCTAAATGGTTAAAACTGAAGGTTACATTCCGGCAGGGAATCATTTTATAGGGACGTTGCAACGGAACCAAATGGCGCAGCAATTTCATTAAACTTGTTTTTCCACATCCAACGGGTCCAGAAAGTAGAATGCCTTTGTCGATGTCAATACCGTAGGTTTCACAGTTATCTTTATCCTTGATGAAATAGGAACAGAGCTTCAGCAGAATGTCCTTATCCTCATCATAAATCCTGAATTTTTTCCCGAATAACAGTTTGCCCTTGGCATTCAAGTAAATCAATATTTTTGGAAAATCATAGAGTACACTTTTGCCATCAAATTTTCCGAGCGAATATTCCACGCCACCTTCGATAATTTTAGAGGGGTTGTCCATAGTCTTTGTTTTTAGTGGTTCGCAAGTTGTCCTTGATTTGGGACGGTGGTTTTTTGTTTGGTGTGTTTTCTGTCTCAAATAATTCGGTTCTGTCCATCCAATTCGTGGCCAATGAGCGCCAATTCCGTATTGGCTTTCCATCGCTTGTTTTCCATTCTCGGTCTTCATAATGCTCATAGAATTTTTTTGCTTCCTCAGCATCAAAACCTTTTTCTTCAAAAAATAAAATAACGGCCTGCCTGCCCTTTGGCTGTTTTATATTGTTTTCTTGTTTGGTATTGTTTATATTAGATACCAATGCTTGTCCAACTATGGGACGGTGTTGGTACACAGCTTGTCCGTTATTGGGATGGTGGTGTCCCTCAAGCGGTACACCTCTGGGATGGTACTGTTCGGCAAGCTGTTCTAATATGGGATTGTACTGTCCCACAACTGGTTCATCACTTGTCCCGATTATGACCATCTTAATTTTGCTGCCTTTGTACGGATTGTTGGAAGGGAAGTAGGATAGATACAGCCAAGCATCCAAATCAACAATACATCTATGGTATGTTGATTTTGAACCAATCTTGGCAACACGCATCAGTTCCCGTCGGTTCACATAGAATTCGTCCATAAACCGAGAGCTGTTCCATTCTTGGAACAGCGCCATATACAAACTAATATGGGTAGGGTTTAGGCGGTCATCAAAATAAAACTTTTCAAAAGCCGCATTAAGTAGCTTTATATAGTTCATCGCTTAAGAATTTAGACCGTGGTGCACACGGTTGGCATCCATCACTTTTTGAATTTCCGCGGTATCATAATAAATGATTCCGCCCACTTTTGTATAAGGTAATGTGCCATTGATGCGAAGATTTTGTAAGGTGCCTGGACTTACTTGAAGCAAGTCCATAACCTCGGAAGATTTGAGGTACTTTTTGAGTTTCCCGCTGGATTGTCTGGTCAATAATTTTTTGATGTCATCGAGCAATTCCATTTTGAATTCCCGAAGGTCGTCTGTGGTAATAATACTTGTCGGCATAATAGAACGGTTTTAATGGAAAGGGACTATCTGGGTTTGTGATTTTAATTGATAGTCCCTGACCTGATTTGACTTTCGTTCTACAAATTTGGATATGATTATTGACGTTTCGTCAATAGTTGACCCAGAGGTGGGGTGCTTTTTCTGAAAATAAAGTTTGATGGATTTTGTTGTTAATTTATTGTATCTCGAATGTTTTCGGATATCAAAAGAATATAAATTTCACGAATTATTCCTTTGTAGATAAAACCCCAAGTTGGGGTGAACTTGGGATTATTCATCTGACTCTTCAAGCCGTTTTCTCAATACCTCGATCAATGCGTCCAAAAATTTTGTCTTGCTGCATTTCCTGGCCCGTATTTCAATAAAAGTATGATAGTAATTCCCAAGGTCTATATTAAAAACTTGTTCGAACAGGGAGGCCAGCTCCTTGATATCAGCGGTACCGCTATTGATTGCACCACTGCTCTGCAGGGCGTATATCAACTCGATCAGTTCTGTTTTGCTTCCTGTCCAAAAAAGGTTTGATGGTTTTTTCATTGAATATAGTTTAGGTTCGTGGGTATTTGTATCCAGCTTTTCTATTTCCTGTTGCAGGTAAACGATCAGCATGTCATATGCAATAATGGTTGCTACGGTGCCGTCCTGACATGTAGAAAATTGTTCGTCGATAAAAAAGTGAAAAGATTCAGTTGATGAGCGCAGGTCGGATTTCCCCCTGACAAAATATTGTTCGTCCAAGGTAGAAGCACCCCTACGGTAATAATGGTAGAATTCCAGATTGTCATTGAAATACACCTGTAATTTGTTTATTTGGTTGTTCAAGTATTTTTTTTGGAATTTGGAACTGCTCCTCGGCCGCTTGCTTTCAATGTTGAAAAGCTTGGCGTAATAAATCAATTTGCTCAATATTTGCGGTTTGATGTGCTTAAAGAACTGTATCTCTTCCTTAGTTGAGTGAAAGCCTTTTTGAACAACCTGTTTTCGAAGGGTCTTGATGCAC comes from the Marixanthomonas ophiurae genome and includes:
- a CDS encoding RteC domain-containing protein, coding for MKYQNLISEFETKLETLESRADDILYKAETGITHTEKCIKTLRKQVVQKGFHSTKEEIQFFKHIKPQILSKLIYYAKLFNIESKRPRSSSKFQKKYLNNQINKLQVYFNDNLEFYHYYRRGASTLDEQYFVRGKSDLRSSTESFHFFIDEQFSTCQDGTVATIIAYDMLIVYLQQEIEKLDTNTHEPKLYSMKKPSNLFWTGSKTELIELIYALQSSGAINSGTADIKELASLFEQVFNIDLGNYYHTFIEIRARKCSKTKFLDALIEVLRKRLEESDE
- a CDS encoding nucleotide pyrophosphohydrolase, with the protein product MKEELFFDSDFPEYEQLPRSFTIDFETIENNDNTLTKITYENQQVGDFIDNNSRENDNYRFHDVFHYTFATVLGWSPCSRSMMKRKRKSKSDIDQFEDGARAAITEEAISLMVFNYAKKRNLLTKDNSVDSELLGFIKDFTSPFEVCKRTKENWEEAILLGYSLFRNLVKYNGGSVHFDMLNKTGTFRPN
- a CDS encoding helix-turn-helix domain-containing protein, with translation MPTSIITTDDLREFKMELLDDIKKLLTRQSSGKLKKYLKSSEVMDLLQVSPGTLQNLRINGTLPYTKVGGIIYYDTAEIQKVMDANRVHHGLNS
- a CDS encoding dCTP deaminase domain-containing protein, with translation MSFLGNKAILDCLKKGKVIEAFEEQRIKNGAYELSLGEQVFLTNSGSKEIKNVEPQGVIHIEPGQFALLLTEETVKIPKDKIAFISIKAKIKFKGLVNVSGFHVDPDFKGKLLFSVYNAGPATIVLKRGDNYFPMWLAELSEKQNYKGTHINQNSIPSSPIEALSQGEFNSPQALMKEIGQSNSRITSLEKDNKANNYIAITALGFVFALLLKLAFDFYALDKGWDKAIEYNKKQVNIDSIINQRLLDKKQLLQEIELLTVKKDNLIKTK
- the acpS gene encoding holo-ACP synthase, producing the protein MIISIGCDIVEHSNFEKLGWANDENTLRRIFSKNEIAISPKVDIEKYYSSRFAVKEAVLKCLGTGMEDGISLKNIEISKSQIDLPRVSLSGKVKKISNSKRITNWHISITHTANSSAVFVIAESVELKK
- a CDS encoding ATPase, with protein sequence MDNPSKIIEGGVEYSLGKFDGKSVLYDFPKILIYLNAKGKLLFGKKFRIYDEDKDILLKLCSYFIKDKDNCETYGIDIDKGILLSGPVGCGKTSLMKLLRHLVPLQRPYKMIPCRNVTFSFNHLGFKTVEEYGNTKFYCFDDLGVEPSGRFYGKDLNVMGEVLLSRYELYLQTKHKIKTHATTNLNAEELEEHYGNRVRSRMRELFNLIAFDKGAGDKRK